From a region of the Candidatus Methylomirabilota bacterium genome:
- a CDS encoding alcohol dehydrogenase catalytic domain-containing protein, whose product MRAAVFRGAGRLATEEWPRPSIGSGELLLRLRGCGLCGSDIVKMLAPTTAAPAVFGHEIVGEVVEAGAGVADFAPGDRVVAAHHVPCGDCHYCRRGSHSMCPAFKISHLDPGGFAEYVRVPAPNVRHATFRIPPHVSDEAASFIEPLGCCLRAVRRAGVETGDTAVVVGLGSIGHLFVPLLQRAGATVVGVDDAGHRIDFAERLGVEALRPTAARGRIDKLSEGRGADHVIVTGGAAEVLEWAVRVVRDGGSIHYFAGGHGDALPIALDTLYHRELTISATYSSSPADLAESSRLITGGEIGVARLYTHRVPFERLGEGVDLLRTHDAVKVYVTP is encoded by the coding sequence ATGAGAGCCGCCGTCTTCCGGGGCGCGGGGCGCCTGGCGACCGAAGAGTGGCCCCGCCCCTCGATCGGCTCCGGGGAGCTACTGCTTCGGCTGCGCGGGTGCGGGCTCTGCGGCTCGGACATCGTGAAGATGCTGGCGCCGACGACGGCGGCGCCGGCCGTCTTCGGCCACGAGATCGTCGGCGAGGTGGTGGAGGCCGGCGCGGGCGTCGCGGACTTCGCGCCCGGCGACCGTGTCGTGGCCGCCCACCACGTGCCCTGCGGCGACTGTCACTACTGCCGGCGCGGCAGCCACTCCATGTGCCCGGCCTTCAAGATCAGCCACCTCGACCCCGGTGGGTTCGCGGAGTACGTCCGCGTGCCCGCCCCCAATGTGCGGCACGCGACCTTCAGGATCCCGCCGCACGTCAGCGACGAGGCGGCGTCGTTCATCGAGCCCCTCGGCTGCTGCCTGCGCGCGGTGCGGCGCGCCGGTGTCGAGACAGGCGACACGGCCGTGGTGGTGGGGCTGGGCTCGATCGGGCACCTCTTCGTCCCCCTGCTCCAGCGGGCCGGCGCCACCGTGGTCGGCGTCGACGACGCGGGTCACCGCATCGACTTCGCCGAGCGACTCGGCGTGGAGGCGCTGCGCCCGACGGCCGCCCGGGGGCGGATCGACAAGCTCTCGGAGGGCCGGGGAGCCGATCACGTGATCGTCACCGGCGGCGCCGCCGAAGTGCTGGAGTGGGCGGTGCGAGTTGTCCGGGACGGCGGGAGCATCCATTACTTCGCCGGCGGTCACGGCGACGCGCTGCCGATCGCGCTCGACACGCTCTATCACCGGGAGCTCACCATCTCCGCGACCTATTCGTCATCGCCGGCGGATCTGGCGGAGTCGTCTCGACTCATCACGGGAGGCGAGATCGGCGTGGCGCGGCTGTACACCCACCGGGTGCCGTTCGAGCGTCTCGGCGAGGGCGTCGATCTTCTGCGCACCCATGATGCGGTCAAGGTGTACGTGACGCCATGA
- the hpnD gene encoding presqualene diphosphate synthase HpnD, whose protein sequence is MSATDLVSRLTRRSRSNFYYAFLTLPRPRREALYAVYAFCRTVDDIADLGLERGADPATLREELGRWRREVACGYEPGGVPQHPIAQRLAAAVHRYAIPREALEAIIDGVQMDLAGVTYETIEALYPYCYRVASAVGLASIEIFGYTDPRAREYAVNLGIALQLTNILRDVGADARAGRVYLPQADLRAFGVSVDDLGAGRYTPAFVGLMERQAGRAHAFYRRARAAFPPADARSLVAAEIMGRIYYALLGEIEARRFRVFDERITVTRRRKLAIALACWTAARLPGAPRLRGATA, encoded by the coding sequence ATGAGCGCCACCGACCTGGTTTCCCGGCTCACGCGCCGGAGCCGCTCGAACTTCTATTACGCCTTCCTCACCCTGCCCCGGCCCCGCCGGGAGGCGCTCTACGCCGTCTATGCGTTCTGCCGGACCGTGGACGACATCGCCGACCTGGGGCTGGAGCGGGGCGCCGATCCGGCGACGCTGCGGGAGGAGCTGGGACGCTGGCGGCGCGAGGTGGCCTGCGGCTACGAGCCGGGCGGCGTGCCCCAGCACCCCATCGCGCAGCGGCTGGCCGCCGCAGTTCATCGGTACGCCATCCCCCGCGAGGCGCTGGAGGCGATCATCGATGGCGTCCAGATGGACCTCGCCGGCGTCACCTATGAGACGATCGAGGCGCTCTACCCGTACTGCTACCGGGTGGCCTCCGCGGTGGGCCTGGCCTCCATCGAGATCTTCGGTTACACGGATCCGCGCGCGCGGGAGTACGCGGTGAACCTCGGGATCGCGCTGCAACTCACCAACATTCTGAGAGACGTGGGCGCCGATGCCCGCGCCGGGCGTGTCTACCTGCCGCAGGCGGACCTGCGCGCGTTCGGCGTCAGCGTCGACGATCTGGGCGCCGGCCGCTACACCCCCGCCTTCGTCGGCCTGATGGAGCGGCAGGCCGGCCGGGCCCATGCCTTCTACCGCCGGGCCCGCGCCGCCTTTCCTCCGGCCGACGCGCGCTCCCTGGTGGCCGCCGAGATCATGGGGCGCATTTACTACGCGCTGCTCGGAGAGATCGAGGCGCGCCGGTTCCGGGTCTTCGACGAGCGGATCACCGTGACCAGGCGTCGCAAGCTCGCGATCGCGCTCGCCTGCTGGACGGCCGCGCGCCTGCCGGGCGCCCCGCGCCTCCGGGGGGCCACGGCATGA
- the hpnA gene encoding hopanoid-associated sugar epimerase: MPEALVTGGTGFVGANVVRELLRQGATVRVLARSGGDRRALAGLAVEICEGDLRDPASLRRAVAGVHTVLHVAADYRLWASRPEELFVTNVEGTRAILDAAAEAGAKRIVYTSTVGALGIPKDGSPGTEETPVSLADMVGPYKASKFLAEQVALERARAGAPVVIVNPSAPVGPWDVKPTPTGQMIVDFLRGRMFASLDTGLNVVHVRDVARGHLLAAERGRVGEKYILGHANLPLAEIFRLLADIAGLRPPWLRIPYAIAWLAAAGMEGAARLTRRRPQVSLTAVRMARKRMFFSPAKAVRELGLPQTDVREALVDAVEWFSEHGYVRQGATRRAAVT; encoded by the coding sequence ATGCCTGAGGCGCTCGTCACCGGTGGCACCGGCTTCGTGGGCGCCAACGTCGTGCGCGAGCTTCTGCGCCAGGGCGCGACGGTCCGCGTGCTGGCGCGGTCGGGGGGCGACCGGCGCGCGCTGGCCGGGCTCGCGGTCGAGATCTGCGAGGGCGATCTGCGCGACCCCGCCTCGCTCCGCCGCGCGGTCGCCGGCGTTCACACCGTGCTCCACGTCGCCGCCGACTATCGCTTGTGGGCGTCGCGGCCGGAGGAGCTTTTCGTCACCAATGTCGAAGGCACGCGGGCCATCCTCGACGCCGCGGCCGAGGCCGGGGCCAAGCGCATCGTCTACACGTCCACGGTCGGGGCGCTGGGCATCCCCAAGGACGGCAGCCCGGGGACCGAAGAGACGCCCGTGTCGCTGGCGGACATGGTCGGCCCTTACAAGGCCTCCAAGTTCCTGGCCGAGCAGGTGGCGCTCGAGCGGGCCCGCGCCGGCGCGCCCGTGGTCATCGTCAATCCGTCGGCGCCGGTGGGCCCGTGGGACGTCAAGCCGACGCCGACCGGGCAGATGATCGTGGACTTTCTTCGCGGCCGGATGTTCGCCTCGCTCGACACGGGGCTCAACGTCGTGCACGTGCGCGACGTCGCCCGCGGTCATCTCCTGGCGGCCGAGCGCGGGCGGGTCGGCGAGAAGTACATCCTGGGCCACGCCAATCTCCCGCTCGCCGAGATCTTCCGCCTGCTCGCCGACATCGCGGGGCTTCGGCCCCCGTGGCTCCGCATCCCGTACGCGATCGCCTGGCTGGCCGCCGCCGGCATGGAGGGCGCGGCACGCCTGACCCGCCGCCGCCCGCAGGTGTCGCTGACGGCGGTGCGCATGGCGCGCAAGCGCATGTTCTTCAGCCCGGCCAAGGCGGTGCGGGAGCTCGGGCTGCCTCAGACCGACGTGCGCGAGGCGCTGGTCGACGCGGTCGAGTGGTTTTCCGAGCACGGCTATGTGAGGCAGGGGGCGACCAGGCGCGCCGCCGTGACATGA
- the hpnH gene encoding adenosyl-hopene transferase HpnH has product MTVPLSQMWTVATYVLQQKLKGQARYPLVLMLEPLFRCNLACAGCGKIQYPAHILKRHLTVEQCLQAVEECGAPMVSIPGGEPLMYPEIGPLVKELVVRKKYIYLCTNAILLKEKLEEGMFAPSKYLSFSIHMDGPRQEHDESVCREGVYDEAVEGIKEALRRGFRVTTNTTLFEGASPLRMRQFFDEMMDLGVEGMMISPGYSYSKAPDQEHFLRRQRANELFSTMLARAKRRWRFNQSPLFLQFLMGKQDFECTPWGNPTYNLFGWQRPCYLLQEGYASTFQELMETTRWDQYGRKSGNPKCRDCMVHCGYEATAVDHTFSSWRGFRDSVVATVTGRL; this is encoded by the coding sequence ATGACTGTTCCGCTGTCGCAGATGTGGACCGTGGCGACGTACGTGCTCCAGCAGAAGCTCAAGGGGCAAGCGCGCTATCCGCTCGTCCTCATGCTGGAGCCGCTGTTCCGGTGCAACCTGGCCTGCGCCGGCTGCGGCAAGATCCAGTACCCCGCCCACATCCTGAAGCGGCACCTCACGGTGGAGCAGTGCCTGCAGGCGGTGGAGGAGTGCGGCGCGCCGATGGTCAGCATCCCCGGGGGCGAGCCGCTGATGTACCCGGAGATCGGCCCCCTGGTGAAGGAGCTGGTCGTCCGGAAGAAGTACATCTACCTCTGCACCAATGCGATCCTGCTCAAGGAGAAACTGGAGGAGGGGATGTTCGCACCCTCGAAGTACCTCTCCTTCAGCATCCATATGGACGGCCCCCGCCAGGAGCACGACGAGTCCGTCTGCCGCGAGGGCGTGTACGACGAGGCGGTGGAGGGGATCAAGGAGGCGCTCCGGCGGGGCTTCCGCGTCACCACCAACACGACCCTCTTCGAGGGCGCCAGCCCGCTCCGCATGCGCCAGTTCTTCGACGAGATGATGGACCTCGGCGTCGAGGGGATGATGATCTCCCCCGGCTACAGCTACTCGAAGGCGCCGGACCAGGAGCACTTCCTGCGGCGCCAGCGGGCCAACGAGCTGTTCTCGACGATGCTCGCCCGGGCCAAGCGGCGGTGGCGGTTCAACCAGTCGCCGCTCTTCCTGCAGTTCCTCATGGGCAAGCAGGACTTCGAGTGCACGCCCTGGGGCAATCCGACCTACAACCTCTTCGGCTGGCAGCGCCCCTGCTATCTGCTGCAAGAGGGGTACGCGTCGACGTTCCAGGAGCTGATGGAGACGACCAGGTGGGATCAGTACGGCCGCAAGAGCGGCAACCCGAAGTGCCGTGACTGCATGGTTCACTGCGGGTACGAGGCCACCGCGGTGGATCACACCTTCAGTTCCTGGCGCGGCTTCAGGGACTCCGTCGTCGCCACCGTCACCGGCCGGCTCTGA
- a CDS encoding carotenoid biosynthesis protein → MELLVGTIVLRPYVFGFLAAFLAAGAADLGWRRTLLFAAGVWPVAWLAEFSSTRVGVPFGLYHYTATTRGQELYIANVPFMDSLSFTFLAYAAFCLARAALAGRRVSRLALAGCTGFVMMLLDVVIDPLAVRGDRWFLGRVFYYPEGGAYFGVPLSNFAGWWLVGAVGVGAYLLAGGAGAAPGDRRLWPGIALYYAVLGFNLAVTAWIGEWPLFGVGLALHALSAVSLRAVRLTAERGGGFGARGVESA, encoded by the coding sequence ATGGAGCTGCTCGTCGGCACGATCGTGCTGCGCCCCTATGTCTTCGGCTTCCTGGCGGCGTTCCTGGCCGCCGGGGCCGCCGACCTCGGGTGGCGCCGCACGCTGCTCTTCGCGGCCGGGGTCTGGCCGGTGGCGTGGCTTGCCGAGTTCTCCTCGACGCGCGTGGGCGTGCCCTTCGGGCTCTACCACTACACCGCCACCACGCGAGGGCAGGAGCTCTACATCGCCAACGTGCCGTTCATGGATTCGCTCTCGTTCACGTTCCTGGCCTACGCGGCGTTCTGCCTGGCCCGCGCGGCCCTCGCCGGTCGGCGGGTATCCCGCCTGGCGCTGGCTGGGTGCACGGGGTTCGTGATGATGCTTCTGGACGTGGTGATCGATCCCCTCGCCGTGCGCGGCGACCGCTGGTTCCTGGGACGGGTCTTCTACTATCCGGAGGGCGGCGCCTACTTCGGTGTCCCGCTGTCGAACTTCGCCGGGTGGTGGCTGGTGGGGGCGGTCGGCGTGGGCGCGTATCTGCTCGCGGGAGGAGCGGGCGCAGCCCCCGGAGACCGCCGCCTCTGGCCCGGCATCGCGCTATACTACGCGGTGCTCGGGTTCAATTTGGCCGTGACGGCGTGGATCGGTGAGTGGCCGCTCTTCGGGGTGGGCCTCGCGCTCCACGCGCTCAGCGCGGTCTCTCTGCGCGCGGTGCGTCTGACCGCCGAGAGGGGCGGCGGTTTCGGAGCGAGGGGGGTCGAGAGCGCATGA
- the shc gene encoding squalene--hopene cyclase, which yields MLPSAIVTGLPEAISRAQAHLLSRQADDGAWVGELEADTTITSEYLLLGHLIDRVNRERELKAVRYLRSRQLPDGGFNLFEGGPTNLSATIKAYFAMKMAGVAVDDPAMVRARQRIRAMGGPARANVFTKIQLALFGEYDWNGVPAMPVEIMLLPPPFFLFNIYEVSYWSRTVIVPLLIIMDRKPVKWLPPHLSLDELWPVPREQTSLRFSRVPEPFSWRALFWKSFFIAVDDGLKIWERFSPRPLRKRAVEAARLWLEERLAVPGGLGGIYPAMAYAVLALRLLGYPDDHPLIRGQLKEIEALAREDADEIHYQPCVSPVWDTALAINALVESDLEPDHPALRRAGEWLLDRQVLVPGDWQVRRPYVQPGGWVFQYANDYYPDLDDTAIVLMALEKLRGLDPDRVRTAQERGLGWLLGMQATDGGWASFDTDQKRLYLNNIPFADHGALLDPSTEDLTGRGLELLGTCGYRPDFEPSRRALQFLRHTQRHDGPWFGRWGVNYIYGTWSVLRGLRAIGEDLRQEYVQRAVRWLERHQNPDGGWGETCESYDRPELAGKGDSIPSQTAWALLGLLAAGSTNRRVIDAGIGYLLRSQREDGSWEDSLWNGTGFPRVFMLKYHLYAAYFPLWALGVYRRTFDG from the coding sequence ATGTTACCATCAGCGATCGTGACAGGGCTCCCCGAAGCCATTTCCCGCGCCCAGGCCCACCTCCTCTCCCGTCAAGCCGACGATGGCGCCTGGGTCGGCGAGCTGGAAGCCGACACGACGATCACGTCCGAGTACCTGCTGCTCGGTCACCTCATCGACCGGGTGAATCGGGAGCGGGAGCTCAAGGCGGTGCGGTATCTGAGGTCGCGGCAGCTCCCCGACGGGGGCTTCAATCTCTTCGAGGGGGGGCCGACCAATCTGTCGGCCACGATCAAGGCGTACTTCGCCATGAAGATGGCCGGCGTGGCGGTCGACGATCCGGCCATGGTTCGGGCCCGCCAGCGCATCCGGGCCATGGGTGGTCCGGCCCGGGCCAACGTCTTCACCAAGATCCAGCTGGCGCTCTTCGGCGAGTACGACTGGAACGGCGTGCCGGCGATGCCGGTGGAGATCATGCTGCTGCCGCCGCCGTTCTTCCTGTTCAACATCTACGAGGTCTCGTACTGGTCGCGGACCGTGATCGTGCCGCTGCTCATCATCATGGACCGCAAGCCGGTGAAGTGGCTCCCGCCTCACCTCTCCCTCGACGAGCTGTGGCCGGTGCCGCGCGAGCAGACCAGCCTGCGCTTCTCCCGCGTGCCCGAGCCGTTCTCGTGGCGCGCGCTGTTCTGGAAGAGCTTCTTCATCGCCGTGGACGACGGTCTCAAGATCTGGGAGCGGTTCTCGCCCCGGCCCCTGCGCAAGCGCGCGGTGGAGGCGGCGCGGTTGTGGCTGGAGGAGCGACTGGCCGTGCCCGGCGGGCTGGGCGGGATCTACCCGGCGATGGCCTACGCGGTGCTGGCCTTGCGACTGCTCGGCTATCCCGACGACCATCCTCTGATCCGTGGCCAGCTCAAGGAGATCGAGGCGCTCGCGCGCGAGGATGCCGACGAGATCCACTACCAGCCCTGCGTGTCGCCGGTGTGGGACACGGCGCTGGCCATCAACGCGCTCGTCGAGAGCGACCTCGAGCCCGACCATCCCGCGCTGCGACGCGCGGGCGAGTGGCTGCTCGATCGCCAGGTGCTGGTGCCCGGCGACTGGCAGGTGAGGCGGCCGTACGTGCAGCCGGGCGGCTGGGTCTTTCAGTACGCGAACGACTACTACCCGGACCTGGACGACACCGCCATCGTGCTCATGGCGCTCGAGAAGCTCCGCGGCCTCGACCCCGACCGCGTGCGGACGGCTCAGGAGCGCGGCCTGGGCTGGCTCCTCGGTATGCAGGCGACCGACGGCGGCTGGGCCTCGTTCGACACCGACCAGAAGCGGCTCTACCTCAACAACATCCCGTTCGCCGACCACGGCGCGCTGCTCGATCCCTCCACCGAGGACCTCACCGGCCGCGGGCTGGAGCTGCTCGGCACCTGTGGCTACCGACCGGACTTCGAGCCCTCCCGGCGCGCGCTCCAGTTCCTCCGGCACACGCAGCGCCACGACGGCCCCTGGTTCGGCCGCTGGGGCGTGAACTACATCTACGGCACGTGGTCGGTGCTGCGGGGACTGCGCGCGATCGGCGAGGATCTCCGGCAGGAGTACGTGCAGCGGGCGGTGCGCTGGTTGGAGCGTCACCAGAATCCGGACGGCGGCTGGGGCGAGACCTGCGAGAGCTACGACCGGCCGGAGCTGGCCGGCAAGGGCGACTCGATCCCGAGCCAGACCGCCTGGGCCTTGCTGGGGCTCCTGGCGGCCGGCTCCACCAACCGGCGCGTCATCGACGCCGGCATCGGTTATCTCTTGAGGTCGCAGCGCGAAGACGGCTCCTGGGAAGACTCGCTCTGGAACGGGACCGGCTTCCCCCGCGTCTTCATGCTCAAGTACCACCTCTACGCCGCGTACTTTCCCCTCTGGGCGCTCGGGGTCTACCGCCGCACCTTCGATGGCTGA
- a CDS encoding MlaE family lipid ABC transporter permease subunit, which produces MADAPTWVVLRPFELLGERVLGLLESLGRFGSFFARALLSMVTPPFKVRAFVDRIDYIGYRSLVIIVLTGAFTGMVLGLQLFLTLSRFGSEAFLGPAVALGMIREMGPVLAALMVTGRAGSALTAEIGIMRITEQIDALTVMALSPFRYLVTPSILAGLVTFPLMTAIFDVVGIFGGYLVGVKLLGLSEGTYFGEMQTFVRLDDILTGFWKSLSFGVLVTWVCTYKGYYVGRGAEGVARATTQAVVLSSVLILLWDYFMGSVLP; this is translated from the coding sequence ATGGCTGACGCTCCCACCTGGGTGGTGCTCCGTCCGTTCGAGCTGCTGGGCGAACGGGTGCTCGGCCTGCTCGAATCGCTCGGGCGCTTCGGCTCGTTCTTCGCGCGCGCCCTCCTCTCCATGGTCACGCCGCCGTTCAAGGTCCGCGCCTTCGTCGACCGCATCGATTACATCGGTTACCGCTCGCTGGTCATCATCGTCCTGACGGGCGCGTTCACCGGGATGGTGCTCGGCCTGCAACTCTTCCTGACCCTCTCCCGGTTCGGCTCGGAGGCCTTCCTGGGCCCGGCGGTGGCGCTGGGGATGATCCGGGAGATGGGGCCGGTACTGGCCGCGCTCATGGTGACGGGCCGGGCCGGCTCGGCACTCACCGCCGAGATCGGGATCATGCGGATCACCGAGCAGATCGACGCGCTCACGGTGATGGCGCTGAGCCCGTTTCGCTACCTGGTGACGCCGTCGATCCTCGCCGGCCTCGTCACCTTCCCTCTCATGACCGCGATCTTCGACGTGGTGGGGATCTTCGGCGGCTACCTGGTGGGGGTGAAGCTTCTGGGGCTTTCGGAAGGCACCTACTTCGGCGAGATGCAGACGTTCGTCCGCCTGGACGACATCCTGACCGGCTTCTGGAAGTCGCTGTCCTTCGGCGTGCTCGTCACCTGGGTCTGCACCTACAAGGGCTACTACGTCGGCCGCGGCGCCGAGGGCGTGGCGCGGGCGACGACGCAGGCGGTGGTGCTGTCGTCCGTGCTCATCCTGCTCTGGGACTACTTCATGGGCTCGGTGCTGCCGTGA
- a CDS encoding ABC transporter ATP-binding protein, producing MIKVEGLTKSFGSQPVLRGLELEVRDGSITIIIGRSGGGKSVFLKHLLGLLRPDAGRVLVGGVDLTGVSRREVDRVRERYGVVFQGGALFDSLTCAQNVAFPLREKTRLGHAEIAKRVEAALAQVGLEGVGPKFPEEISGGMRKRVAIARALITEPEIVFFDEPTTGLDPILVNSIHGLIRDLHRRFGFTAVMVSHEIPEIFGIADTVAMLHDGRIVEVGPPEAIQGSRNPIVQQFIRGEPDQGMAFKESG from the coding sequence ATGATAAAGGTCGAGGGGCTCACCAAATCTTTTGGCAGCCAGCCGGTCCTCCGCGGCCTGGAGCTGGAAGTGCGCGATGGGTCGATCACGATCATCATCGGTCGGAGCGGCGGCGGCAAATCGGTCTTCCTCAAGCACCTGCTCGGCCTCCTGCGCCCGGACGCCGGCCGCGTCCTGGTGGGCGGCGTCGACCTGACCGGCGTCTCCCGGCGCGAGGTCGACCGGGTCCGCGAGCGATACGGGGTCGTCTTCCAAGGAGGCGCGCTCTTCGACTCGCTGACGTGCGCGCAGAACGTCGCCTTCCCGCTGCGCGAGAAGACCCGCCTGGGCCACGCGGAGATCGCCAAGCGCGTGGAGGCGGCGTTGGCCCAGGTCGGGCTGGAGGGCGTCGGCCCCAAGTTCCCGGAGGAGATCTCGGGGGGCATGCGCAAGCGCGTGGCGATCGCGCGGGCGCTCATCACGGAGCCGGAGATCGTCTTCTTCGACGAGCCGACGACCGGGCTCGATCCCATCCTCGTGAACAGCATCCACGGGCTCATCCGGGATCTCCACCGGCGCTTCGGCTTCACCGCGGTGATGGTGAGCCACGAGATCCCGGAGATCTTCGGAATCGCCGATACAGTGGCGATGCTGCACGACGGCCGGATCGTCGAGGTCGGCCCGCCGGAGGCGATCCAGGGGTCGCGGAATCCCATCGTCCAGCAGTTCATCCGCGGCGAGCCCGACCAAGGCATGGCCTTCAAGGAGAGCGGCTGA
- the mlaD gene encoding outer membrane lipid asymmetry maintenance protein MlaD, producing MERSKVNIAVGIFVVLGILALGYLSIKLGRVSLFAGGGYLLTAEFPSVGGLRPGASVEIAGVEVGRVESIGLADYQAHVVLRLDSDVKLQEDAIASIKTKGLIGEKFIRISPGASEKLIAPGGRIREIEAPVDLEELISKYVFGKV from the coding sequence ATGGAGCGGTCCAAGGTGAATATCGCGGTGGGGATCTTCGTCGTCCTGGGTATCTTGGCATTGGGGTACCTTTCCATTAAACTCGGCAGGGTCAGTTTGTTCGCGGGCGGCGGCTATCTGCTGACGGCCGAATTCCCCTCCGTGGGAGGCTTGCGACCCGGAGCGAGCGTCGAGATCGCCGGCGTCGAGGTCGGACGGGTCGAGTCCATCGGGTTGGCGGACTACCAGGCGCACGTCGTCCTCCGGCTCGATTCGGACGTGAAGCTACAGGAAGATGCGATTGCGTCGATCAAGACGAAGGGCCTGATCGGGGAGAAATTCATTCGCATCAGTCCCGGCGCCTCCGAGAAGCTCATCGCGCCGGGTGGCCGCATCCGCGAGATCGAGGCTCCCGTCGACCTCGAGGAGCTGATCTCCAAGTACGTGTTCGGAAAGGTGTAG
- a CDS encoding ABC transporter substrate-binding protein translates to MTSLQCGFALVVALALAAVVRPAPAAAAGPTEQLRAQIDKVVKTLEDPELNKEGKNTERRVAVRKIAEEIFDFGETAKRSLARHWLARTPAERGEFVALFADLLERSYISKVELFDGERITYIGETIEGDQAVVKTKIITKQGTEIPVDYRLLRKGERWLVYDVIIEGVSLVANYRTQFNKIIQTSSYQELVKKMKTKQEEFLEQEKKRT, encoded by the coding sequence ATGACGTCGCTACAGTGTGGGTTCGCGCTCGTGGTCGCCCTCGCCCTGGCCGCGGTGGTCCGCCCGGCGCCCGCGGCCGCCGCCGGTCCGACCGAGCAGCTTCGCGCCCAGATCGACAAGGTCGTGAAGACGCTCGAGGACCCCGAGCTCAACAAGGAAGGCAAGAACACAGAGCGCCGGGTGGCGGTGCGCAAGATCGCGGAGGAGATCTTCGACTTCGGCGAGACCGCCAAGCGCTCGCTGGCGCGCCACTGGCTGGCGCGCACGCCGGCCGAGCGCGGTGAGTTCGTGGCGCTGTTCGCCGATCTCCTGGAGCGCTCGTACATCTCGAAGGTCGAGCTGTTCGACGGCGAGCGGATCACCTACATCGGAGAGACCATCGAGGGCGACCAGGCCGTCGTGAAGACCAAGATCATCACCAAGCAGGGGACCGAGATCCCCGTCGACTACCGCCTGCTGCGGAAGGGCGAGCGCTGGCTCGTCTACGACGTGATCATCGAGGGCGTGAGCCTGGTCGCCAACTACCGCACGCAGTTCAACAAGATCATCCAGACCTCGTCCTACCAGGAGCTGGTCAAGAAGATGAAGACCAAACAGGAAGAGTTCCTCGAGCAGGAGAAGAAGCGGACATGA